A single window of Metallosphaera hakonensis JCM 8857 = DSM 7519 DNA harbors:
- a CDS encoding ABC transporter permease — protein sequence MKLLDTVSISFKALTSKRLRTSLTILGILIGPAIVIGLTGLTLGFSSVLTHQLFSSLSPTDIFVNPGTNQINSYTVQEISHLPGVKAVVPFYLISATIQTPSGPEGTEILAINTAQASEVFPGLTLQTGQYPSPYSSYGAVVGYYVAHPQYPGQPTYHTGQTIEVTMNTPDGKVTKTFLVTGNFNEFSSAFADIDRALVVQSIVGSQYYGDQYGGLIVEASSVSQVNNVVNEIHNELGRSVSVTSVEQFITLINNSVSAVSSLLFVAGASSFIVAFVGILSTMFTTVVERTREIGVLRAIGFTRRAIMAIFMGEAILMGLLGGLAGVGAGVGMGYLLTSGSGFNFGGRGGGSGAGLGPSTHITPVFEPTFMAEVVLITIVFSLLAGLIPAYRASRIEPAVALRYEV from the coding sequence ATGAAGTTATTGGATACCGTTAGCATATCCTTCAAGGCTCTTACGTCTAAGAGGCTAAGGACCAGCTTAACTATTTTGGGAATACTAATAGGCCCTGCCATAGTTATTGGTCTCACTGGTCTGACGTTAGGTTTCTCATCTGTATTAACCCATCAACTTTTCTCAAGTTTGTCCCCTACTGACATCTTTGTTAATCCAGGAACGAATCAGATAAACTCATACACAGTCCAAGAGATATCCCATCTACCTGGGGTAAAGGCAGTAGTTCCATTTTACCTTATTTCTGCAACTATTCAAACGCCCAGCGGACCTGAAGGGACAGAAATTCTAGCAATAAACACAGCCCAAGCCTCTGAAGTGTTCCCAGGACTTACCCTTCAGACAGGCCAATATCCCTCACCTTATTCTTCTTATGGAGCAGTGGTCGGTTATTATGTGGCTCATCCGCAATATCCAGGTCAACCTACCTATCATACCGGACAGACCATAGAAGTTACTATGAATACTCCTGACGGTAAAGTTACAAAGACGTTTCTGGTAACTGGTAATTTCAATGAGTTTAGTAGCGCTTTCGCAGATATTGATAGGGCTTTAGTGGTCCAGAGTATTGTAGGTTCTCAATACTACGGAGATCAGTATGGCGGATTAATTGTGGAAGCCTCAAGTGTATCACAGGTAAACAATGTGGTCAATGAAATTCACAATGAACTCGGGAGATCAGTGAGCGTGACTTCAGTGGAACAGTTCATTACTTTAATAAACAACTCCGTGTCCGCTGTAAGCAGTCTATTGTTTGTGGCAGGAGCCTCATCATTCATTGTGGCATTTGTGGGAATCTTGAGTACCATGTTTACGACCGTGGTTGAGAGGACCAGGGAAATAGGTGTTCTGAGGGCTATAGGATTTACTAGAAGAGCAATTATGGCAATATTCATGGGTGAGGCAATTTTAATGGGCCTTTTAGGCGGTCTTGCAGGCGTCGGCGCTGGAGTGGGAATGGGCTATCTTCTAACGTCTGGCTCAGGTTTCAACTTCGGAGGAAGAGGAGGTGGTTCTGGAGCAGGACTAGGACCCAGTACTCATATTACACCCGTGTTCGAACCCACCTTTATGGCTGAGGTAGTTCTCATCACGATTGTCTTCAGTTTGCTCGCTGGGCTCATACCAGCCTATAGAGCTTCTAGAATAGAACCAGCAGTGGCATTGAGATATGAGGTATAA